In Trueperaceae bacterium, a single genomic region encodes these proteins:
- a CDS encoding sulfatase: protein MRPNIVFAFADDWGRYASAYQAFEGNKSLNALIDTPNFDRIASEGALFRNAFVPAPSCTPCRSSILAGQYFWQTGLGAILQGAVWDDSIPTYPLCLEKAGYHIGYTYKVWSPGQTMNAPYGAERTRYETAGNLYRDFSQVATNRVKDLGIEGAKQILLDETKVNFDAFLAARPEDTPFCYWWGPTNTHRSWERGSGKLLWDVKPDDLKGRLPPFLPDVHDIREDISDYLGECLAVDAGLGVLLNQLEKIGELDNTLIVVSGDHGIPGFPRAKCNLYSIGCEVALAARWPGHIRPGRVIEDFVNLMDLGPTFLDAASVKIPPTMTARSLLPILENPGQGQVDEKRDFVITGRERHVATARRGNLPYPQRSIRTQDFLYVINFEPTRWPAGDPAGLDNPNAFTPDFDTLANDTFAAYADLDASPTKAWMIHHRNDPDVLKAFQLGFGKRPREELYDLRVDPHYMNNVANDPIYQKVRLRLENKLITILREQDDPRIVESSCRFEKTPYAGTPLCN, encoded by the coding sequence ATGAGGCCAAACATTGTTTTTGCTTTTGCTGACGACTGGGGACGTTACGCTAGCGCCTATCAGGCATTCGAGGGAAACAAATCCTTAAATGCGTTGATCGATACGCCAAATTTTGATCGGATTGCATCTGAAGGAGCACTGTTTCGTAATGCTTTTGTACCAGCTCCGAGCTGTACACCTTGCCGAAGTTCGATCTTGGCAGGACAATACTTCTGGCAGACTGGACTTGGAGCTATTCTCCAGGGAGCAGTGTGGGACGATAGCATTCCCACCTACCCATTGTGCCTTGAAAAGGCTGGTTACCACATTGGTTACACATATAAAGTGTGGTCACCCGGCCAAACTATGAACGCTCCATATGGTGCTGAACGAACCCGCTACGAGACGGCTGGCAACCTTTATAGAGACTTCTCCCAAGTCGCTACAAATCGGGTGAAGGACCTTGGTATCGAGGGAGCTAAGCAGATTCTTCTTGACGAAACCAAAGTTAATTTTGACGCCTTTTTAGCAGCTCGACCGGAAGATACACCCTTCTGCTATTGGTGGGGGCCAACTAACACCCATCGAAGTTGGGAGAGAGGATCTGGGAAACTTCTTTGGGATGTAAAACCCGATGACCTAAAGGGTCGCTTACCCCCGTTTTTACCAGACGTTCACGACATACGCGAGGACATTTCCGATTATCTTGGCGAGTGTCTCGCTGTCGATGCTGGCCTCGGGGTTTTACTTAACCAACTCGAAAAGATAGGTGAGCTTGACAACACCTTGATCGTGGTCAGCGGAGATCACGGTATTCCCGGTTTTCCGCGAGCTAAATGCAATCTTTATAGCATAGGGTGTGAGGTGGCACTAGCGGCACGCTGGCCAGGACACATCAGACCAGGCAGAGTCATAGAGGATTTCGTGAACCTCATGGATCTAGGACCAACTTTTCTGGATGCTGCCAGCGTAAAGATCCCTCCTACGATGACTGCCCGTAGTTTGTTGCCTATCTTGGAAAACCCAGGGCAAGGCCAAGTTGACGAAAAACGGGACTTTGTGATTACCGGCCGGGAAAGACACGTTGCTACAGCCAGGAGGGGAAATCTGCCCTATCCACAACGCTCAATCCGAACTCAGGACTTCTTATACGTTATCAACTTCGAGCCCACTCGCTGGCCTGCAGGTGATCCTGCCGGGCTAGACAACCCTAATGCCTTTACACCTGATTTTGATACCCTTGCAAACGACACTTTTGCTGCTTACGCTGACTTAGACGCTAGTCCCACCAAGGCTTGGATGATTCATCACCGCAATGACCCTGACGTGCTGAAGGCTTTCCAACTGGGTTTTGGCAAGCGACCCCGAGAAGAACTTTACGACCTCCGAGTCGACCCTCATTACATGAATAATGTAGCTAACGATCCTATCTATCAAAAAGTACGACTTCGTCTCGAAAATAAGCTCATTACGATCCTGAGGGAGCAGGACGATCCGCGAATTGTTGAGTCGTCCTGCCGGTTCGAAAAAACCCCGTATGCAGGTACACCTTTATGCAATTGA